From the Kitasatospora viridis genome, one window contains:
- the eccD gene encoding type VII secretion integral membrane protein EccD, with translation MNNSSVAGLCRLRFHAPGAAFELAVPADVPLADLLPAVLAHAGDDLAEQGLEHGGWVLQRLGGEALDEEQTPDGLELRDGDALYLRPRRAALPPVHFDDLVDGVATGVRERGDSWRPELTHHLAVAVVLLALAGGLALLALPGPAGLRAVGAAATALLLLLGAASASRAMNDTGAGIALGCAAVPYLALAALLVPSGPGGHELLGARVLAAGSAAAGAAVLAVAAVGAGAPAFLGAVLVALLAAVAGGLLIGGLTVEQVAAVLSVLSVLAGAFVPSLAFRLSGLRLPALPRNAEELQEGIEPFPADRVLARSLVADDYLMALYTAVGAVAAACLVLLASGGGWAGPAQAAALSLLLLLHSRAIGSIRQRLVLLLPGVAGGALLVARVTPGHPAQARLLVLGGLLVLALALLVVAWTVPGRRLLPYWGRLADLLHTLSAVALVPLALLVCGVYHAMRAM, from the coding sequence GTGAACAACAGCTCCGTGGCCGGCCTGTGCCGGCTCAGGTTCCACGCCCCCGGGGCGGCCTTCGAGCTGGCCGTGCCCGCCGACGTGCCGCTCGCCGACCTGCTGCCCGCCGTGCTCGCGCACGCCGGCGACGACCTCGCCGAGCAGGGCCTGGAGCACGGCGGCTGGGTGCTCCAGCGGCTCGGCGGGGAGGCGCTGGACGAGGAGCAGACCCCCGACGGCCTGGAGCTGCGCGACGGCGACGCGCTGTACCTGCGCCCGCGCCGGGCCGCGCTGCCGCCCGTGCACTTCGACGACCTGGTGGACGGCGTGGCCACCGGCGTGCGCGAGCGCGGCGACAGCTGGCGGCCGGAGCTGACGCACCACCTGGCCGTCGCCGTGGTGCTGCTGGCGCTGGCCGGCGGGCTGGCGCTGCTCGCCCTGCCCGGGCCGGCCGGCCTGCGGGCGGTCGGCGCGGCGGCCACCGCACTGCTGTTGCTGCTCGGCGCGGCCAGCGCCTCCCGGGCGATGAACGACACCGGCGCCGGCATCGCGCTCGGCTGCGCCGCCGTGCCCTACCTCGCGCTCGCCGCGCTGCTGGTGCCCAGCGGCCCCGGCGGCCACGAGCTGCTGGGCGCCCGGGTGCTGGCGGCCGGCTCGGCGGCGGCCGGGGCCGCGGTGCTGGCGGTGGCGGCGGTCGGCGCCGGGGCGCCGGCCTTCCTCGGCGCGGTGCTGGTCGCGCTCCTCGCGGCGGTGGCCGGCGGGCTGCTGATCGGCGGGCTGACGGTGGAGCAGGTGGCCGCCGTGCTGTCGGTGCTGTCCGTGCTGGCCGGCGCCTTCGTGCCCTCGCTGGCCTTCCGGCTCTCCGGGCTGCGGCTGCCCGCGCTGCCGCGCAACGCGGAGGAGCTGCAGGAGGGCATCGAGCCGTTCCCGGCCGACCGGGTGCTGGCCCGCAGCCTGGTCGCCGACGACTACCTGATGGCGCTCTACACCGCGGTCGGCGCCGTCGCCGCGGCCTGCCTGGTGCTGCTGGCGAGCGGCGGGGGCTGGGCCGGGCCGGCCCAGGCGGCCGCGCTCTCGCTGCTGCTCCTGCTGCACAGCCGGGCGATCGGCAGCATCCGGCAGCGGCTGGTGCTGCTGCTGCCCGGGGTGGCCGGCGGGGCGCTGCTGGTGGCCCGGGTGACGCCCGGTCACCCGGCGCAGGCCCGGCTGCTGGTGCTCGGCGGGCTGCTGGTGCTGGCGCTGGCCCTGCTGGTGGTGGCCTGGACGGTGCCCGGGCGGCGGCTGCTGCCGTACTGGGGCCGGCTGGCCGACCTGCTGCACACGCTGAGCGCGGTGGCCCTGGTGCCGCTGGCGCTGCTGGTCTGCGGCGTGTACCACGCGATGCGGGCGATGTAA